One genomic region from Dehalococcoidia bacterium encodes:
- a CDS encoding SRPBCC family protein, whose translation MVSIEVAAPAARVWRALSDPREVVEWESGVSEALETPPDYPRPGQHARWRTRSGVFQVLHDRPVEVEPERKLRSLLSLGPLRYDETYTIEPAPGGCRLTAALRVWTALPVVGHVIDRFYLGPKTRAEFEAALRSIKRRCES comes from the coding sequence GTGGTCTCGATAGAGGTCGCGGCGCCGGCGGCCCGCGTCTGGCGCGCCTTGAGCGACCCCCGTGAGGTAGTGGAGTGGGAGAGCGGCGTCTCGGAAGCCCTCGAGACGCCGCCCGACTACCCCCGCCCGGGCCAGCACGCGCGCTGGCGCACGCGGTCAGGCGTCTTCCAGGTACTGCACGACCGTCCGGTTGAGGTGGAGCCTGAGCGCAAGCTGCGTTCGCTCCTCTCGCTGGGGCCCCTGCGCTACGACGAGACCTACACGATCGAGCCGGCCCCGGGAGGCTGCCGCCTCACGGCTGCGCTGCGCGTCTGGACGGCGCTGCCGGTAGTCGGCCACGTCATCGACCGCTTCTACCTTGGCCCGAAGACGCGGGCGGAGTTCGAGGCGGCGCTGCGGTCGATCAAGCGCCGCTGCGAGTCCTGA